GCCATATACTCCTGGGGTAATTGCTTCAATCAGTTTGTTTCATGTGTTTTGTCATTGATCTTAAAATCCACATGAAATTGCATTATGAGCTGCAAACTAGCTTCCGAGTAATTAACCTATCCTCAAAAGCCATGCTTTTAAATATtcaggcctcgtttggttcgcgaaatgtttagtccattggaaaatgaatagctattactaggaatagaagagtgtggaatagaaTAACTTTTcctattccttagtttggtaacaacacacatactaaaattggaattgaatcaaaattacgaaaaatcccatattatttgtttttttgaactcatattaaaaacaaaactgaaataaaatgggtggccaaccacccacATAAGCTGCCGGGGGTGGCCGTGGTCACCTCGACAGCCCCCGGCCACTCCGATGAGCAATGGTGGTGGCCACTACCACCCCCGACGACCCGCGGTGTGgccgcggccaccccataggagCTCCTGGGGTGGCCGCGGCCACCCTTGAAGCAAATCTAtagtggccgtagccaccccaaaatgtgacgggggtggtgcgaccacccccaacCTCTTCTGTGGGTGGCTGACCACTCCAATGGATGGTcaagccacccactttatttttcatattttttatttttttattttgttttaagtaaaaaaaaaaaaaaaaaaattatatgggtatttttgaaaaatgtattacaTTCCTTAAGGATTAGCTAAGTCATTCATTTGGGATTAGTAGTCTCATGGGAATAaactattcctaggaatagtgTGTTACCAAATAAAGGAATAGCTATACCTAGGATTAGCTAGTCCATTCCAATGgtctattctgcaaaccaaacggggcccaCTGTTTTTTGCTGTGCGTATATGAGGTGATACAATGCTCCTTCTTGCTCTTTACCATTTGTTATCTTTTGAAATTTCTCTTATGAAAGTTTTCATTCTTTATGTTCCCAAATAGATATGGTGCTTTTCTTTATGAGCTGTCATAGAATAAATGAGATTTTCAGTAACAATAACATTTATATCTATTTAAGTTTCCATATTACCcttaaatttgaattcttttgAAATTTGGTCCCATCTTTCTTGGTCCTTACCATGCATCGTGCCAAAACTAATTGTGGATTCAAAGTGCAATCAAATCACTAGTATATTTGATTTAGTGCAAGAATATATTTGTAAATGATGTTGACTTTTTAGtgtcatgtaatttttttttccatagagaaagaaaaagtgtaATACACATCGGTAAATGGTCTTAAAAACCCTGTTCTTTtaaatatgtagcatttttttttttgtagctcATATTTCTGAGACTAGTagaaataaaatcataaatgcATTAAAAATAATCTAAATATGCATAAAGGTGACTTCTTTgcaattcataaaaaaaagtcCCTTCTTTGCCAATTTTTAATATCTATTATCTTGCTGTGAAGTAAGCACCGTGTATGATTTAGGTGGGTTTTTAGGTTTCTCCAATGTTGACCGAGTAGATGGTTTTTTATTGTCTCTAATTTCCCGCAAACAGATTCCATCTCTACCTTGTGctatttgttgtgtttttttaaatgtcaaCAATGTTTTACACTGTCATGTCATTGCAGGAAAATCTTCAACAATGGCTGACTGATGAGAAAGCTCGTGATCATTTTGTCATTCGTGCCGGTTCAGATACTGAGGTTTTATGGAATGATGCGAGGCATCTAAAGCCTGATCCTGTTTATAAGCGTGCTGTGAGTaggatttatatttaattgtcctGTTTCTATCACTTAAGACCATTAATTATGTATTTCTTGGgaggatctctctctctctctctctctctcaatgtgTGTGtaggtgtgagagagagagttactAAAGCTTAGAGTGCCTTTTTTCTACTGCAATGTTTAATTAACTTCTGCTCACTGctacaacatcattaattgaAGTAGTTATTATaaatttcatcaatttataataagatACCTCTAGTCTTGCCAGAAAAAGTAGTTGTATCTTTGATTTAGTAATTACCATTTTTCTGAATGGTCCTACGTGTTTCCCTTTGCAGTTCTGGACTGAAAGTTATGTGCAGTGGTCTCCACTGGGAACTTACTTGGCGACAGTTCACAGGCAAGGTGCTGCTGTTTGGGGAGGTGCTAGTACTTTTAATCGCCTTATGCGTTATGCGCATCCTCAGGTTGAAATTTGGTTTCTAGCTTTTGATTTCACCTTGTGTTCCCTGTTCCCCTATCAtatagctttttttattttaacttcaggtaaaattgattgatttttcCCCTGGTGAGAGATATTTAATAACATACAGCAGCCATGAACCGAGTAATCCCCGTGATGCAAATGTGAGTTTTTCTACTCTGCTGTCCATTAAGTCACTGCAAATTTATTGGACCTGGGACCATTGATAATGTAAATTTATGTTTCAGAGGGTTGTGATGAATATTTTTGATGTGAGAACTGGAAAGGTAATGAGAGATTTCAAGGGAAGTGCTGATGAATTTTCTGTTGGAGGAACTGGCGGTGTTACAGGGGTGTCATGGCCTGCTTTCAggttatttttctgtttttcagtcTACATAAACCTGCTAATAAGTCTTTACCCTTTTTCTGATTGCGTTACTATTTTCAGTATCACCCATTAGTCTAATGGGAGATTAAGagtgttttctttttatcagATGGGCTGGTGGAAAAGAGGACAAATATTTTGCCAGAATTGGGAAAAACATTATTTCTGTCTACGAGACAGAGACCTTTTCACTAATTGACAAGAAATCCTTGAAGATTGAAAATGTTGTGGATTTCTGTTGGTCACCAACTGATCCAATTCTTGCAATCTTTGTTCCTGAACTGGGGGACCATCCTGCTAGGGTGAGCATTGTTGTTGATTATGAAGATTCTTTTTGATTTACAAGttgtgttctttttttatttattaattaatgtaaattgaGGTTCTGCAATCAAACTGTTTCTCAGGTGAGTCTCATCCAAATACCAAGTAAAGATGAGTTAAGGCAGAAGAATCTTTTCAGTGTTAGTGATTGCAAAATGTACTGGCAAAGCAATGGGGATTATCTGGCGGTTAAGGTTGATCGATATACAAAAACGAAAAAGAGCACGTACACAGGCTTTGAGCTTTTCCGCATAAGAGAAAGGGATATTCCAATTGAGGTTTTTGAGCTTGAGAATAAGAATGATAAGATAATTGCCTTCGCTTGGGAGCCAAAAGGCCACAGGTTTGCAGTTATCCATGGTGATAACCCAAGACCTGATATAAGTTTTTACTCCTTGCGTTCTGCCAACAATACAGAAAAGGTTAAAAAGCTCACTACTCTGAAAGGAAAGCAGGCAAATGCTCTTTTCTGGTCACCTTCTGGCCACTACATAATACTTGCAGGATTAAAGGGTCTCAACGGACAGTTGGAATTTTACAATGTTGATGAGCTTGAAACCATGGCAACTGCTGAGCACTTTATGGCAACAGATATTGAATGGGATCCCACCGGAAGGTAATTTTGAGATTCTTTTTGGTAGTGTCAAAATAAAGGGCGATTTAAGTC
Above is a genomic segment from Corylus avellana chromosome ca9, CavTom2PMs-1.0 containing:
- the LOC132191967 gene encoding eukaryotic translation initiation factor 3 subunit B-like, yielding MADVMVMNDIQETADRLGIDLASVDFDAIRLPPGQDFGILSDDEDIHQGDNVELDSGFGNIIIVDNLPVVPREKFEKLEGVIRKIYSQIGLIKDDGLWMPIDPETQKTMGYCFIEFNTPLEAELAREKTNGYKLDRSHIFALNVFDEFDTFMKVPDEWAPPESKPYTPGENLQQWLTDEKARDHFVIRAGSDTEVLWNDARHLKPDPVYKRAFWTESYVQWSPLGTYLATVHRQGAAVWGGASTFNRLMRYAHPQVKLIDFSPGERYLITYSSHEPSNPRDANRVVMNIFDVRTGKVMRDFKGSADEFSVGGTGGVTGVSWPAFRWAGGKEDKYFARIGKNIISVYETETFSLIDKKSLKIENVVDFCWSPTDPILAIFVPELGDHPARVSLIQIPSKDELRQKNLFSVSDCKMYWQSNGDYLAVKVDRYTKTKKSTYTGFELFRIRERDIPIEVFELENKNDKIIAFAWEPKGHRFAVIHGDNPRPDISFYSLRSANNTEKVKKLTTLKGKQANALFWSPSGHYIILAGLKGLNGQLEFYNVDELETMATAEHFMATDIEWDPTGRYVATAVTSVHEMENGFNIWSFNGKLLYRILKDHFFQFLWRPRPPSFLSPEKEEEIAKNLKKYTKKYEAEDQDVSLLLSEQDREKRKMLKDEWEKWLNEWKLLHEEEKLERQKLRDGEVSDEEEEYEAKEVEVEEILDVKEEVLSFEE